The Colletes latitarsis isolate SP2378_abdomen chromosome 14, iyColLati1, whole genome shotgun sequence genome has a segment encoding these proteins:
- the Ca-ma2d gene encoding ca[2+] channel Muscle-specific alpha2/delta subunit isoform X2, which translates to MTRFGCSLLVLVVCLHSAGCLVRDTRKMTRWAETLGAELWELAEKVARPDELLSKYKAMNTRVEDKSGDKLVSIISENVGRMLRRKMDAVTCIRMEAEKSSENWIDDDDGNFTYVSGKYSPVVNQKETPVLPENMEKNSGIYREMELKPDSHFYNIPVNTSFSSVHIPTNVYDLRPAVLEDIKKTEILDDIFRQNYESDPALSWQYFGSVSGMLRQYPAMQWRTDPMMNEDEEGEKEEEIDDGEERPDIYDCRVRSWFIEAATCSKDMVILMDTSGSMTGMGKTIARTTVNMILDTLSNNDFVTVLSYTNETYDVVDCFKDMLIQATPENVDTFKKAIITVKTEGLANLTEAFNRAFDLLKNYRETRGCDAENSCNQLIMLVTDGVPGNLTEVFKTWNWQDNDTHIPVRVFTYLLGKEVTKVREIQWMACLNRGYYTHVHTQEEVREQVLKYIPVVARPMVLQDVVHPVVWTHAYADITLHKDEDVRQDPSTLNTTAWQEYRLLTSVSTPVFDRKGNNRNNQTRIAHLLGVAGTDVPIDDIRKLTLPYKLGVNGYAFIVSNNGYVILHPDLRPVYRGRLKLNYNSIDLTEVEILNDGLGPRNPGPEILELRAALVDHKRGSTKGVPVKLHYDNNRRVTLERRDYFYAPLPGTPFGLAVAIPNYGTTWIKVGDEIRRNQNMNIDISDFFLGNNWRVHPGWVYCRYHYLEGHEFDNPEEELRHFLDLLNKPEWRWSEQYASYFSDNDTNDDVPDCGRQTLSHDDYYCNKELMQLLIFDAKATNASFDDEFVLEDLRARHLAELYGIFLRFVATQSGLTRWHNLDTNMLPEEDDDIVFGDLHRRAVNEPWYKGAIFQNILDPNSISVTVPWEAGLDAIVTVSIGIFPKDGGKTAPAAVIGFQMPMTALYDRFIQLTSGPSNSTMNCAHVWIDCYLLDQNGYVVISEAHNNTGQFMGTQEGAVMNSMVGQGLFNSVEIYDYQAWCEEVRIEDAASTLTDPLMYVWKLLLWFLLRVTWFTTQFVNLPGGLAKVHFDEDAPDPPPPPQPYLHHYPCDQKRTLYMMNYTIAGKGVHNRPDYCSRPFYARRVPHTNLLLVVVDAMYPTCYKRLEVTPVIISPLEYTNGTESAPCHKIPLNDLKRRRLEGCFTEHPLEYEIEECGGASGHAVSLLLFSTVVAKILCTFV; encoded by the exons ATGACGAGGTTCGGTTGCAGTTTATTAGTTCTCGTCGTCTGTCTTCACAGCGCCGGCTGCCTCGTCAGAGACACACGCAA AATGACGCGATGGGCGGAGACCTTGGGCGCCGAATTATGGGAACTCGCGGAGAAGGTGGCGAGACCGGACGAACTATTAAGC AAATACAAAGCGATGAATACCCGGGTGGAGGACAAGTCCGGGGACAAATTGGTGAGCATAATCAGCGAGAACGTCGGCAGGATGCTAAGGAGGAAGATGGATGCAGTGACCTGCATCCGGATGGAGGCTGAGAAGAGCTCGGAGAATTggatcgacgacgacgacggcaaTTTTACTTACGTTTCGGGGAAGTACAGCCCCGTGGTCAACCAAAAGGAGACACCTGTTCTTCCGGAGAACATGGAGAAAAATTCAGGCATTTACAG AGAGATGGAACTAAAGCCAGACTCGCATTTCTACAACATACCCGTGAACACGAGCTTCTCGTCGGTGCATATACCGACGAACGTCTACGATCTGAGACCCGCGGTCCTGGAGGACATCAAGAAGACTGAGATCCTCGACGACATTTTTCGGCAGAACTACGAATCGGACCCGGCTCTGTCGTGGCAGTACTTTGGCTCGGTCTCTGGAATGCTGAGACAGTATCCTGCCATGCAGTGGAGAACGGATCCTATGATGAACGAGGACGAGGAGGGCGAGAAGGAGGAGGAgattgatgacggcgaggaaaggCCAGATATTTACGACTGTCGAGTACGGAGTTGGTTTATCGAGGCTGCGACCTGCAGCAAGGACATGGTGATCCTGATGGACACCAGCGGCAGCATGACGGGCATGGGAAAGACAATCG CTAGGACAACGGTGAACATGATCCTGGACACCCTGTCGAACAACGACTTCGTGACCGTGTTGAGCTACACGAACGAGACTTACGATGTGGTGGACTGCTTCAAGGACATGCTGATCCAGGCCACGCCGGAGAACGTGGACACTTTCAAGAAAGCGATAATAACAGTGAAAACAGAGGGTCTCGCTAATTTGACCGAAGCTTTCAATAGAGCCTTCGACCTTTTGAAGAATTACAGGGAAACGCGTGGGTGCGACGCGGAGAACTCGTGTAATCAGCTAATCATGCTCGTAACGGACGGTGTTCCTGGAAACCTGACCGAG GTGTTCAAAACGTGGAATTGGCAGGACAACGATACTCACATACCTGTGCGAGTGTTCACGTATCTTCTGGGTAAAGAAGTGACAAAGGTACGCGAGATTCAATGGATGGCGTGCCTCAATCGCGGTTATTACACGCACGTTCACACGCAAGAGGAAGTTCGGGAACAGGTGCTAAAATACATACCCGTGGTCGCGAGGCCCATGGTCCTACAGGACGTTGTGCATCCTGTCGTGTGGACTCACGCTTACGCGGACATCACG CTCCACAAGGACGAGGACGTTCGACAGGACCCGTCTACGCTGAATACGACCGCCTGGCAGGAGTATAGACTCCTCACGTCGGTCAGCACGCCAGTGTTCGACCGTAAAGGGAACAATCGCAACAACCAAACAAGAATTGCGCATTTGTTGGGCGTGGCAGGCACGGATGTGCCAATTGACGACATCCGGAAGCTCACGTTGCCGTACAAGCTCGGTGTAAACGGCTACGCCTTCATCGTCTCTAACAATGGATACGTGATACTGCACCCGGACCTGAGGCCCGTCTACAGAGGCAGGCTCAAACTGAATTACAACAGCATCGACCTCACGGAAGTCGAGATTCTGAACGACGGACTTGGACCTAG GAACCCCGGGCCAGAGATCCTGGAGCTACGCGCCGCGCTGGTGGATCACAAAAGGGGCAGCACGAAAGGAGTTCCCGTGAAATTGCATTACGACAATAACCGGCGGGTGACTCTGGAGAGACGTGACTACTTCTACGCGCCCCTGCCAGGGACGCCTTTCGGTCTTGCGGTTGCCATACCCAACTACGGCACAACTTGGATCAAG gtgGGAGACGAAATCCGTAGGAACCAGAACATGAACATAGACATCTCAGACTTCTTCTTGGGCAACAACTGGCGGGTGCATCCCGGTTGGGTGTACTGTCGTTACCACTATCTGGAGGGCCACGAATTCGATAACCCGGAGGAAGAGCTCAGGCACTTcctggatctgttgaacaagccaGAATGGCGTTGGTCGGAGCAGTACGCGTCCTACTTCAGCGACAACGATACCAACGACGACGTGCCTGATTGCGGTAGACAAACGTTATCTCACGATGACTATTACTGCAACAAAGAGCTCATGCAGCTGTTGATCTTCGATGCAAAAGCTACCAACGCCAGCTTCGACGACGAATTTGTACTGGAGGATTTACGAGCACGGCATTTGGCCGAGCTTTACGGGATATTCTTGAGGTTCGTCGCCACGCAGAGTGGCTTGACCAGATGGCACAACCTGGACACGAACATGCTGcccgaggaagacgacgacatcGTCTTCGGGGACCTTCACAGGAGGGCAGTTAACGAACCTTGGTACAAGGGCGCCATTTTCCAGAATATTCTAGACCCTAACAGCATATCCGTGACAG TTCCGTGGGAAGCGGGTTTGGACGCGATAGTGACAGTCTCCATCGGAATATTTCCAAAAGACGGCGGCAAAACGGCACCAGCGGCGGTGATCGGCTTTCAAATGCCCATGACGGCTCTTTATGACAGATTCATTCAGTTGACGAGCGGTCCGAGCAACTCGACCATGAACTGCGCCCACGTGTGGATCGATTGTTACTTGCTCGATCAGAACGGCTACGTGGTGATATCGGAGGCGCACAACAACACTGGCCAGTTTATGGGAACGCAGGAAGGCGCTGTGATGAACTCCATGGTGGGCCAAGGCCTCTTCAACTCGGTCGAGATTTACGATTACCAGGCCTGGTGCGAGGAAGTT CGTATCGAGGATGCGGCCAGCACTCTGACGGACCCTCTGATGTACGTCTGGAAATTGTTGCTCTGGTTTCTGCTGCGTGTGACGTGGTTCACGACCCAGTTCGTCAACTTGCCAGGCGGCCTGGCCAAAGTTCACTTCGACGAGGACGCCCCGGATCCACCGCCGCCGCCGCAGCCCTACCTCCATCATTATCCCTGCGACCAGAAGCGGACCCTTTACATGATGAACTACACCATCGCTGGCAAGGGCGTTCACAATCGGCCAGACTACTGTTCAAGGCCGTTTTACGCGCGCAGG GTGCCGCACACGAATTTGCTGCTGGTGGTCGTCGACGCGATGTACCCGACCTGTTATAAAAGATTAGAGGTGACGCCAGTGATCATTTCGCCGCTGGAATATACGAACGGCACCGAAAGCGCGCCGTGCCATAAAATTCCGCTGAACGACCTTAAAAGGAGGCGACTGGAGGGCTGTTTCACGGAGCATCCCCTGGAGTACGAAATCGAGGAGTGCGGCGGCGCGTCGGGACACGCCGTGTCTTTGTTACTGTTTTCCACTGTTGTTGCTAAAATTTTATGTACGTTTGTATGA
- the Ca-ma2d gene encoding ca[2+] channel Muscle-specific alpha2/delta subunit isoform X1, with amino-acid sequence MTRFGCSLLVLVVCLHSAGCLVRDTRKMTRWAETLGAELWELAEKVARPDELLSKYKAMNTRVEDKSGDKLVSIISENVGRMLRRKMDAVTCIRMEAEKSSENWIDDDDGNFTYVSGKYSPVVNQKETPVLPENMEKNSGIYREMELKPDSHFYNIPVNTSFSSVHIPTNVYDLRPAVLEDIKKTEILDDIFRQNYESDPALSWQYFGSVSGMLRQYPAMQWRTDPMMNEDEEGEKEEEIDDGEERPDIYDCRVRSWFIEAATCSKDMVILMDTSGSMTGMGKTIARTTVNMILDTLSNNDFVTVLSYTNETYDVVDCFKDMLIQATPENVDTFKKAIITVKTEGLANLTEAFNRAFDLLKNYRETRGCDAENSCNQLIMLVTDGVPGNLTEVFKTWNWQDNDTHIPVRVFTYLLGKEVTKVREIQWMACLNRGYYTHVHTQEEVREQVLKYIPVVARPMVLQDVVHPVVWTHAYADITNPALATWLWQVMHHAEQKSRLQKHLKGKRLGVRINEDEIYIQQLHKDEDVRQDPSTLNTTAWQEYRLLTSVSTPVFDRKGNNRNNQTRIAHLLGVAGTDVPIDDIRKLTLPYKLGVNGYAFIVSNNGYVILHPDLRPVYRGRLKLNYNSIDLTEVEILNDGLGPRNPGPEILELRAALVDHKRGSTKGVPVKLHYDNNRRVTLERRDYFYAPLPGTPFGLAVAIPNYGTTWIKVGDEIRRNQNMNIDISDFFLGNNWRVHPGWVYCRYHYLEGHEFDNPEEELRHFLDLLNKPEWRWSEQYASYFSDNDTNDDVPDCGRQTLSHDDYYCNKELMQLLIFDAKATNASFDDEFVLEDLRARHLAELYGIFLRFVATQSGLTRWHNLDTNMLPEEDDDIVFGDLHRRAVNEPWYKGAIFQNILDPNSISVTVPWEAGLDAIVTVSIGIFPKDGGKTAPAAVIGFQMPMTALYDRFIQLTSGPSNSTMNCAHVWIDCYLLDQNGYVVISEAHNNTGQFMGTQEGAVMNSMVGQGLFNSVEIYDYQAWCEEVRIEDAASTLTDPLMYVWKLLLWFLLRVTWFTTQFVNLPGGLAKVHFDEDAPDPPPPPQPYLHHYPCDQKRTLYMMNYTIAGKGVHNRPDYCSRPFYARRVPHTNLLLVVVDAMYPTCYKRLEVTPVIISPLEYTNGTESAPCHKIPLNDLKRRRLEGCFTEHPLEYEIEECGGASGHAVSLLLFSTVVAKILCTFV; translated from the exons ATGACGAGGTTCGGTTGCAGTTTATTAGTTCTCGTCGTCTGTCTTCACAGCGCCGGCTGCCTCGTCAGAGACACACGCAA AATGACGCGATGGGCGGAGACCTTGGGCGCCGAATTATGGGAACTCGCGGAGAAGGTGGCGAGACCGGACGAACTATTAAGC AAATACAAAGCGATGAATACCCGGGTGGAGGACAAGTCCGGGGACAAATTGGTGAGCATAATCAGCGAGAACGTCGGCAGGATGCTAAGGAGGAAGATGGATGCAGTGACCTGCATCCGGATGGAGGCTGAGAAGAGCTCGGAGAATTggatcgacgacgacgacggcaaTTTTACTTACGTTTCGGGGAAGTACAGCCCCGTGGTCAACCAAAAGGAGACACCTGTTCTTCCGGAGAACATGGAGAAAAATTCAGGCATTTACAG AGAGATGGAACTAAAGCCAGACTCGCATTTCTACAACATACCCGTGAACACGAGCTTCTCGTCGGTGCATATACCGACGAACGTCTACGATCTGAGACCCGCGGTCCTGGAGGACATCAAGAAGACTGAGATCCTCGACGACATTTTTCGGCAGAACTACGAATCGGACCCGGCTCTGTCGTGGCAGTACTTTGGCTCGGTCTCTGGAATGCTGAGACAGTATCCTGCCATGCAGTGGAGAACGGATCCTATGATGAACGAGGACGAGGAGGGCGAGAAGGAGGAGGAgattgatgacggcgaggaaaggCCAGATATTTACGACTGTCGAGTACGGAGTTGGTTTATCGAGGCTGCGACCTGCAGCAAGGACATGGTGATCCTGATGGACACCAGCGGCAGCATGACGGGCATGGGAAAGACAATCG CTAGGACAACGGTGAACATGATCCTGGACACCCTGTCGAACAACGACTTCGTGACCGTGTTGAGCTACACGAACGAGACTTACGATGTGGTGGACTGCTTCAAGGACATGCTGATCCAGGCCACGCCGGAGAACGTGGACACTTTCAAGAAAGCGATAATAACAGTGAAAACAGAGGGTCTCGCTAATTTGACCGAAGCTTTCAATAGAGCCTTCGACCTTTTGAAGAATTACAGGGAAACGCGTGGGTGCGACGCGGAGAACTCGTGTAATCAGCTAATCATGCTCGTAACGGACGGTGTTCCTGGAAACCTGACCGAG GTGTTCAAAACGTGGAATTGGCAGGACAACGATACTCACATACCTGTGCGAGTGTTCACGTATCTTCTGGGTAAAGAAGTGACAAAGGTACGCGAGATTCAATGGATGGCGTGCCTCAATCGCGGTTATTACACGCACGTTCACACGCAAGAGGAAGTTCGGGAACAGGTGCTAAAATACATACCCGTGGTCGCGAGGCCCATGGTCCTACAGGACGTTGTGCATCCTGTCGTGTGGACTCACGCTTACGCGGACATCACG AATCCCGCACTCGCCACCTGGCTGTGGCAGGTGATGCATCACGCGGAGCAGAAATCCCGGCTTCAGAAACATCTGAAAGGGAAACGTCTGGGCGTGCGAATAAATGAGGACGAAATCTACATACAACAG CTCCACAAGGACGAGGACGTTCGACAGGACCCGTCTACGCTGAATACGACCGCCTGGCAGGAGTATAGACTCCTCACGTCGGTCAGCACGCCAGTGTTCGACCGTAAAGGGAACAATCGCAACAACCAAACAAGAATTGCGCATTTGTTGGGCGTGGCAGGCACGGATGTGCCAATTGACGACATCCGGAAGCTCACGTTGCCGTACAAGCTCGGTGTAAACGGCTACGCCTTCATCGTCTCTAACAATGGATACGTGATACTGCACCCGGACCTGAGGCCCGTCTACAGAGGCAGGCTCAAACTGAATTACAACAGCATCGACCTCACGGAAGTCGAGATTCTGAACGACGGACTTGGACCTAG GAACCCCGGGCCAGAGATCCTGGAGCTACGCGCCGCGCTGGTGGATCACAAAAGGGGCAGCACGAAAGGAGTTCCCGTGAAATTGCATTACGACAATAACCGGCGGGTGACTCTGGAGAGACGTGACTACTTCTACGCGCCCCTGCCAGGGACGCCTTTCGGTCTTGCGGTTGCCATACCCAACTACGGCACAACTTGGATCAAG gtgGGAGACGAAATCCGTAGGAACCAGAACATGAACATAGACATCTCAGACTTCTTCTTGGGCAACAACTGGCGGGTGCATCCCGGTTGGGTGTACTGTCGTTACCACTATCTGGAGGGCCACGAATTCGATAACCCGGAGGAAGAGCTCAGGCACTTcctggatctgttgaacaagccaGAATGGCGTTGGTCGGAGCAGTACGCGTCCTACTTCAGCGACAACGATACCAACGACGACGTGCCTGATTGCGGTAGACAAACGTTATCTCACGATGACTATTACTGCAACAAAGAGCTCATGCAGCTGTTGATCTTCGATGCAAAAGCTACCAACGCCAGCTTCGACGACGAATTTGTACTGGAGGATTTACGAGCACGGCATTTGGCCGAGCTTTACGGGATATTCTTGAGGTTCGTCGCCACGCAGAGTGGCTTGACCAGATGGCACAACCTGGACACGAACATGCTGcccgaggaagacgacgacatcGTCTTCGGGGACCTTCACAGGAGGGCAGTTAACGAACCTTGGTACAAGGGCGCCATTTTCCAGAATATTCTAGACCCTAACAGCATATCCGTGACAG TTCCGTGGGAAGCGGGTTTGGACGCGATAGTGACAGTCTCCATCGGAATATTTCCAAAAGACGGCGGCAAAACGGCACCAGCGGCGGTGATCGGCTTTCAAATGCCCATGACGGCTCTTTATGACAGATTCATTCAGTTGACGAGCGGTCCGAGCAACTCGACCATGAACTGCGCCCACGTGTGGATCGATTGTTACTTGCTCGATCAGAACGGCTACGTGGTGATATCGGAGGCGCACAACAACACTGGCCAGTTTATGGGAACGCAGGAAGGCGCTGTGATGAACTCCATGGTGGGCCAAGGCCTCTTCAACTCGGTCGAGATTTACGATTACCAGGCCTGGTGCGAGGAAGTT CGTATCGAGGATGCGGCCAGCACTCTGACGGACCCTCTGATGTACGTCTGGAAATTGTTGCTCTGGTTTCTGCTGCGTGTGACGTGGTTCACGACCCAGTTCGTCAACTTGCCAGGCGGCCTGGCCAAAGTTCACTTCGACGAGGACGCCCCGGATCCACCGCCGCCGCCGCAGCCCTACCTCCATCATTATCCCTGCGACCAGAAGCGGACCCTTTACATGATGAACTACACCATCGCTGGCAAGGGCGTTCACAATCGGCCAGACTACTGTTCAAGGCCGTTTTACGCGCGCAGG GTGCCGCACACGAATTTGCTGCTGGTGGTCGTCGACGCGATGTACCCGACCTGTTATAAAAGATTAGAGGTGACGCCAGTGATCATTTCGCCGCTGGAATATACGAACGGCACCGAAAGCGCGCCGTGCCATAAAATTCCGCTGAACGACCTTAAAAGGAGGCGACTGGAGGGCTGTTTCACGGAGCATCCCCTGGAGTACGAAATCGAGGAGTGCGGCGGCGCGTCGGGACACGCCGTGTCTTTGTTACTGTTTTCCACTGTTGTTGCTAAAATTTTATGTACGTTTGTATGA
- the LOC143349691 gene encoding protein rolling stone isoform X3, whose amino-acid sequence MVSALYRSLSILKRLLFLLVQYSSCRRAMVNKLWCQEVARKWFYKKDEPPHARLFSEPKCQKHVATWYLLYRWLIFMAWACIVVCSIFEFGSYNPMGAYDTWPIYLTNWDLVMGLSQALLGGLLVSRRWKLQKIPDFNPSTLTSGLTEKAYWFLYVVTTNIALGVTITYWCSIYDPKIHRLDPLNIMLHVCNSILMVIDFCVTNVPFRLRNIWWCFTIMFGFIVFSVIYYLAGGLDKNGYHYIYKILDWKKPVQTTLVCIGETLFITVLYSVVCLLEHTKHRIYLKIGIKSLDETQNSISEKRADIV is encoded by the exons ATGGTGTCGGCGTTGTATCGGAGTTTGTCGATTCTAAAACGACTTCTTTTCCTACTCGTACAATATTCATCAT gtcgtcgagcgatGGTAAACAAACTCTGGTGCCAAGAGGTAGCCAGGAAATGGTTTTACAAAAAGGACGAACCGCCGCACGCACGACTATTTTCCGAGCCGAAATGCCAGAAGCACGTAGCCACCTGGTACTTGCTCTACCGTTGGTTAATTTTCATGGCCTGGGCCTGCATCGTCGTGTGTTCGATCTTCGAATTCGGTAGCTACAATCCGATGGGCGCGTACGACACATGGCCGATTTACTTGACCAACTGGGACTTGGTAATGGGCCTGTCTCAGGCCCTCCTCGGCGGACTTCTTGTATCGAGAAGATGGAAACTGCAAAAAATACCAGACTTCAATCCATCTACGTTAACGTCAGGATTAACGGAGAAAGCTTATTGGTTCCTTTACGTAGTGACTACGAATATTGCGCTCGGCGTTACGATCACTTATTGGTGCAGCATTTACGATCCCAAGATCCATCGTTTGGATCCCTTAAATATCATGCTTCATGTATGTAACAGTATTCTAATGGTAATTGATTTTTGCGTAACGAATGTACCGTTTAGATTAAGAAACATTTGGTGGTGTTTTACTATAATGTTCGGTTTCATCGTCTTCTCGGTAATATACTATTTGGCCGGTGGTTTAGACAAGAACGGTTaccattatatttataaaatcctCGACTGGAAAAAACCAGTACAAACTACGTTAGTGTGCATCGGTGAGACCCTATTTATAACCGTGTTATACTCTGTAGTATGCCTTCTAGAACATACCAAACATCGAATCTACCTTAAAATCGGTATAAAATCGCTCGACGAAACACAAAATTCTATTTCGGAGAAACGGGCCGACATTGTATAA
- the LOC143349691 gene encoding protein rolling stone isoform X2: MFWEARCLIEEQDDGRSLVQSCVTCCVHGRRAMVNKLWCQEVARKWFYKKDEPPHARLFSEPKCQKHVATWYLLYRWLIFMAWACIVVCSIFEFGSYNPMGAYDTWPIYLTNWDLVMGLSQALLGGLLVSRRWKLQKIPDFNPSTLTSGLTEKAYWFLYVVTTNIALGVTITYWCSIYDPKIHRLDPLNIMLHVCNSILMVIDFCVTNVPFRLRNIWWCFTIMFGFIVFSVIYYLAGGLDKNGYHYIYKILDWKKPVQTTLVCIGETLFITVLYSVVCLLEHTKHRIYLKIGIKSLDETQNSISEKRADIV, encoded by the exons ATGTTTTGGGAGGCTCGATGTCTGATAGAAGAACAGGATGACGGACGTTCCTTGGTTCAAAGTTGCGTGACGTGTTGTGTCCATG gtcgtcgagcgatGGTAAACAAACTCTGGTGCCAAGAGGTAGCCAGGAAATGGTTTTACAAAAAGGACGAACCGCCGCACGCACGACTATTTTCCGAGCCGAAATGCCAGAAGCACGTAGCCACCTGGTACTTGCTCTACCGTTGGTTAATTTTCATGGCCTGGGCCTGCATCGTCGTGTGTTCGATCTTCGAATTCGGTAGCTACAATCCGATGGGCGCGTACGACACATGGCCGATTTACTTGACCAACTGGGACTTGGTAATGGGCCTGTCTCAGGCCCTCCTCGGCGGACTTCTTGTATCGAGAAGATGGAAACTGCAAAAAATACCAGACTTCAATCCATCTACGTTAACGTCAGGATTAACGGAGAAAGCTTATTGGTTCCTTTACGTAGTGACTACGAATATTGCGCTCGGCGTTACGATCACTTATTGGTGCAGCATTTACGATCCCAAGATCCATCGTTTGGATCCCTTAAATATCATGCTTCATGTATGTAACAGTATTCTAATGGTAATTGATTTTTGCGTAACGAATGTACCGTTTAGATTAAGAAACATTTGGTGGTGTTTTACTATAATGTTCGGTTTCATCGTCTTCTCGGTAATATACTATTTGGCCGGTGGTTTAGACAAGAACGGTTaccattatatttataaaatcctCGACTGGAAAAAACCAGTACAAACTACGTTAGTGTGCATCGGTGAGACCCTATTTATAACCGTGTTATACTCTGTAGTATGCCTTCTAGAACATACCAAACATCGAATCTACCTTAAAATCGGTATAAAATCGCTCGACGAAACACAAAATTCTATTTCGGAGAAACGGGCCGACATTGTATAA
- the LOC143349691 gene encoding protein rolling stone isoform X4 yields the protein MVNKLWCQEVARKWFYKKDEPPHARLFSEPKCQKHVATWYLLYRWLIFMAWACIVVCSIFEFGSYNPMGAYDTWPIYLTNWDLVMGLSQALLGGLLVSRRWKLQKIPDFNPSTLTSGLTEKAYWFLYVVTTNIALGVTITYWCSIYDPKIHRLDPLNIMLHVCNSILMVIDFCVTNVPFRLRNIWWCFTIMFGFIVFSVIYYLAGGLDKNGYHYIYKILDWKKPVQTTLVCIGETLFITVLYSVVCLLEHTKHRIYLKIGIKSLDETQNSISEKRADIV from the coding sequence atGGTAAACAAACTCTGGTGCCAAGAGGTAGCCAGGAAATGGTTTTACAAAAAGGACGAACCGCCGCACGCACGACTATTTTCCGAGCCGAAATGCCAGAAGCACGTAGCCACCTGGTACTTGCTCTACCGTTGGTTAATTTTCATGGCCTGGGCCTGCATCGTCGTGTGTTCGATCTTCGAATTCGGTAGCTACAATCCGATGGGCGCGTACGACACATGGCCGATTTACTTGACCAACTGGGACTTGGTAATGGGCCTGTCTCAGGCCCTCCTCGGCGGACTTCTTGTATCGAGAAGATGGAAACTGCAAAAAATACCAGACTTCAATCCATCTACGTTAACGTCAGGATTAACGGAGAAAGCTTATTGGTTCCTTTACGTAGTGACTACGAATATTGCGCTCGGCGTTACGATCACTTATTGGTGCAGCATTTACGATCCCAAGATCCATCGTTTGGATCCCTTAAATATCATGCTTCATGTATGTAACAGTATTCTAATGGTAATTGATTTTTGCGTAACGAATGTACCGTTTAGATTAAGAAACATTTGGTGGTGTTTTACTATAATGTTCGGTTTCATCGTCTTCTCGGTAATATACTATTTGGCCGGTGGTTTAGACAAGAACGGTTaccattatatttataaaatcctCGACTGGAAAAAACCAGTACAAACTACGTTAGTGTGCATCGGTGAGACCCTATTTATAACCGTGTTATACTCTGTAGTATGCCTTCTAGAACATACCAAACATCGAATCTACCTTAAAATCGGTATAAAATCGCTCGACGAAACACAAAATTCTATTTCGGAGAAACGGGCCGACATTGTATAA
- the LOC143349691 gene encoding protein rolling stone isoform X1: MPPEYEEIEVRGLSGKISCIDGRIKDHLRFTAPTTSPCGRRAMVNKLWCQEVARKWFYKKDEPPHARLFSEPKCQKHVATWYLLYRWLIFMAWACIVVCSIFEFGSYNPMGAYDTWPIYLTNWDLVMGLSQALLGGLLVSRRWKLQKIPDFNPSTLTSGLTEKAYWFLYVVTTNIALGVTITYWCSIYDPKIHRLDPLNIMLHVCNSILMVIDFCVTNVPFRLRNIWWCFTIMFGFIVFSVIYYLAGGLDKNGYHYIYKILDWKKPVQTTLVCIGETLFITVLYSVVCLLEHTKHRIYLKIGIKSLDETQNSISEKRADIV; encoded by the exons ATGCCTCCCGAGTACGAGGAAATCGAAGTTCGCGGCTTGTCAGGGAAGATTTCTTGCATCGACGGCCGGATCAAGGATCATCTGCGGTTCACGGCGCCCACCACCTCGCCATGCG gtcgtcgagcgatGGTAAACAAACTCTGGTGCCAAGAGGTAGCCAGGAAATGGTTTTACAAAAAGGACGAACCGCCGCACGCACGACTATTTTCCGAGCCGAAATGCCAGAAGCACGTAGCCACCTGGTACTTGCTCTACCGTTGGTTAATTTTCATGGCCTGGGCCTGCATCGTCGTGTGTTCGATCTTCGAATTCGGTAGCTACAATCCGATGGGCGCGTACGACACATGGCCGATTTACTTGACCAACTGGGACTTGGTAATGGGCCTGTCTCAGGCCCTCCTCGGCGGACTTCTTGTATCGAGAAGATGGAAACTGCAAAAAATACCAGACTTCAATCCATCTACGTTAACGTCAGGATTAACGGAGAAAGCTTATTGGTTCCTTTACGTAGTGACTACGAATATTGCGCTCGGCGTTACGATCACTTATTGGTGCAGCATTTACGATCCCAAGATCCATCGTTTGGATCCCTTAAATATCATGCTTCATGTATGTAACAGTATTCTAATGGTAATTGATTTTTGCGTAACGAATGTACCGTTTAGATTAAGAAACATTTGGTGGTGTTTTACTATAATGTTCGGTTTCATCGTCTTCTCGGTAATATACTATTTGGCCGGTGGTTTAGACAAGAACGGTTaccattatatttataaaatcctCGACTGGAAAAAACCAGTACAAACTACGTTAGTGTGCATCGGTGAGACCCTATTTATAACCGTGTTATACTCTGTAGTATGCCTTCTAGAACATACCAAACATCGAATCTACCTTAAAATCGGTATAAAATCGCTCGACGAAACACAAAATTCTATTTCGGAGAAACGGGCCGACATTGTATAA